Proteins from one Clostridium cellulovorans 743B genomic window:
- a CDS encoding DUF2800 domain-containing protein encodes MSGKAHATLSASGSKRWLACTPSAQLELQFKEETSIHAETGTLAHEIGELMLAMHLKLITKQAYSKELKRLKKNSLYSKEMDDYVQVYVDYAIEKINEAYARAKDSIILLEQMLDFSNYVPDGFGTGDLVIISEDVLDVVDLKYGMGVAVSAKENSQMKLYALGALNLFDSLFDIKRIRMTICQPRLDSISTYEIAIDDLISWAETELKPKAQLATNGEGDYLPGEHCGFCRARKTCRARADQRLAMTKYDFKLPPLLSDEEIAEVLSVAEGISSWVNDVYAYATNLSINEGKRWSGFKLVEGRSNRKYISEEAVIKVCNDNGITEIYTKSLLGITAMEKLLGKDSFNSILGDLVEKPKGKPTLVPFSDKRKAIEINNMAEADFREEI; translated from the coding sequence ATGAGTGGAAAAGCTCATGCAACGCTCTCGGCTTCAGGTTCTAAAAGATGGCTTGCTTGCACTCCATCAGCACAGTTGGAGCTACAGTTTAAAGAAGAAACTAGCATTCATGCTGAAACGGGAACATTAGCTCATGAAATTGGTGAGTTGATGCTTGCTATGCATCTAAAGCTTATAACAAAGCAAGCTTATAGCAAAGAGCTAAAGAGGTTAAAAAAGAATAGTTTATATAGCAAAGAGATGGATGATTATGTACAAGTTTATGTTGATTATGCTATAGAAAAAATCAATGAAGCTTATGCAAGGGCAAAGGATTCAATAATCCTCTTAGAGCAAATGTTAGACTTTTCAAACTATGTACCAGATGGTTTTGGTACTGGAGATTTAGTTATTATTTCTGAGGATGTTTTAGATGTTGTAGATTTAAAATATGGGATGGGTGTAGCAGTTTCAGCAAAGGAAAATTCTCAGATGAAGCTATATGCATTGGGGGCATTAAATTTATTTGATAGTCTCTTTGATATTAAAAGAATAAGAATGACAATCTGCCAACCAAGACTTGATAGCATTTCCACATATGAAATTGCTATAGATGATTTGATTAGTTGGGCAGAGACAGAATTGAAACCAAAAGCACAGCTTGCAACAAACGGTGAAGGAGACTATCTACCAGGAGAGCATTGTGGATTCTGCAGGGCAAGGAAAACTTGTAGAGCTAGAGCTGATCAGCGTTTAGCTATGACTAAATATGATTTTAAATTGCCACCACTTCTTTCAGATGAAGAAATAGCAGAAGTACTTTCTGTTGCAGAAGGAATTTCATCGTGGGTAAATGATGTTTATGCCTATGCCACCAACCTCTCAATTAATGAGGGTAAACGGTGGAGTGGATTCAAGCTTGTAGAAGGACGTTCCAATCGTAAGTATATAAGTGAAGAAGCTGTTATAAAAGTTTGTAATGATAATGGAATAACCGAGATATATACAAAATCACTACTTGGAATAACAGCTATGGAAAAATTACTAGGTAAGGATAGTTTTAATTCTATTTTAGGAGACTTGGTAGAAAAGCCTAAAGGTAAACCTACATTAGTTCCATTTTCAGATAAAAGAAAAGCAATAGAGATAAATAATATGGCGGAAGCCGATTTTAGGGAGGAAATATAA
- a CDS encoding DNA polymerase, producing the protein MQTLSIDIETFSDVDLIKSGVYAYTASPNFEILLFAYAFDSDEVKIIDFASGEELPAEIIEALLNENIIKSAFNAQFERICLSRHLNKKLTANAWQCTAVQAATLGFPLSLDGVAQVLGLTEQKMKEGKELIRYFSIPCKPTRVNEGRTRNLPQHSSEKWNDFKKYCIRDVEVERAIRKKLSRYPISENEQRNYILDHEINDRGVFVDLDLVARAMECDRLHKEDTFTEAQRLTGLDNPNSVAQLKQWLIENGVEVDSLSKKAVSDLAKEADGEVERLLNLRLQLAKTSIKKYEAIERAVCPDKRVRGLLQFYGANRTGRWAGRLVQVQNLPQNHLKDLTLARNLVKSGDFDTLALLFESVPHVLSELIRTAFIPKSNHRFIVADFSAIEARVIAWLAGEKWRMDVFATHGKIYEASASQMFKVPIEEITKTSALRQKGKISELALGYGGSVGALTAMGALDMGVAEDELQGLVTAWRQANPNITKLWWDIDKAAIKAVKKKTTVMVGKIKLQYESGIMFITLPSGRRLSYIKPRIEPNKFERDAVTYEGIGATKKWERIETYGPKLVENIVQAIARDLLAEAMLRVAENGYEIVMHIHDEIVIEAPLNFGSLKDVCEVMAIAPTWAESLPLRADGFECEYYRKD; encoded by the coding sequence ATGCAGACCTTATCAATTGATATTGAGACATTTTCTGATGTGGATTTAATTAAAAGCGGTGTTTATGCATACACCGCTTCACCAAATTTTGAAATATTGTTATTTGCCTATGCTTTTGATAGTGATGAAGTAAAGATTATAGATTTTGCAAGTGGAGAGGAACTACCAGCTGAAATCATTGAAGCTTTGCTTAATGAGAACATTATTAAATCTGCTTTCAATGCACAGTTTGAAAGAATTTGTTTATCAAGACATTTAAATAAAAAACTCACAGCCAACGCATGGCAATGTACTGCAGTTCAAGCAGCTACACTAGGATTCCCCTTATCACTAGATGGAGTAGCTCAAGTATTAGGATTAACTGAACAAAAGATGAAGGAAGGTAAAGAACTTATAAGGTACTTTTCTATTCCTTGTAAGCCTACTAGGGTTAATGAGGGAAGAACGAGGAATCTTCCACAGCATTCATCTGAGAAATGGAATGATTTTAAGAAATACTGCATTCGAGATGTTGAAGTGGAAAGAGCCATTCGTAAAAAGTTATCTAGGTATCCTATAAGTGAAAATGAGCAAAGAAATTATATATTAGATCATGAAATCAACGATAGAGGTGTATTTGTTGATTTAGACTTAGTGGCTAGGGCAATGGAATGTGACAGGCTTCACAAAGAAGATACCTTTACTGAAGCACAAAGACTAACAGGTCTTGATAATCCTAACTCTGTAGCACAGCTTAAGCAGTGGTTAATTGAAAATGGAGTAGAAGTTGATTCTTTATCTAAAAAAGCAGTTTCAGACTTAGCTAAAGAAGCTGATGGAGAAGTTGAAAGGCTTCTGAATTTAAGATTACAGCTTGCTAAGACATCTATTAAAAAATATGAAGCTATAGAAAGAGCAGTGTGTCCTGATAAAAGGGTAAGAGGACTTCTTCAATTCTATGGCGCGAATAGAACTGGGCGATGGGCAGGCAGATTAGTTCAAGTGCAAAACCTACCTCAGAATCATTTAAAGGATTTAACTCTTGCTCGTAATTTAGTTAAAAGTGGTGATTTTGATACTTTAGCACTTTTATTTGAAAGTGTACCTCATGTTTTATCTGAGCTTATAAGAACAGCTTTTATACCAAAGTCGAACCATAGATTTATTGTTGCAGATTTCTCAGCCATCGAAGCTCGTGTTATAGCATGGCTTGCGGGTGAAAAGTGGAGAATGGATGTGTTTGCAACTCACGGTAAAATCTATGAAGCCAGTGCAAGTCAGATGTTTAAGGTTCCTATTGAAGAGATTACTAAAACATCAGCACTTAGGCAAAAGGGTAAGATTTCAGAATTGGCACTTGGATATGGCGGCTCAGTTGGTGCACTGACAGCAATGGGTGCTCTTGATATGGGTGTAGCAGAAGATGAACTCCAAGGACTTGTTACTGCTTGGAGACAAGCAAATCCAAACATTACAAAGCTTTGGTGGGATATAGACAAAGCCGCAATCAAAGCAGTTAAAAAGAAAACCACAGTAATGGTTGGCAAAATAAAACTTCAATATGAAAGTGGAATCATGTTTATAACCTTACCTTCTGGAAGAAGACTTTCTTATATCAAGCCTAGAATTGAACCTAATAAGTTTGAAAGAGATGCTGTTACCTATGAAGGAATTGGTGCAACAAAGAAGTGGGAACGAATAGAGACTTATGGTCCAAAGCTAGTAGAGAATATTGTTCAAGCTATAGCAAGGGATTTACTAGCAGAAGCTATGCTTAGAGTAGCAGAGAATGGCTATGAAATAGTCATGCATATACATGATGAAATTGTTATTGAAGCACCTTTAAATTTTGGTTCATTAAAGGATGTTTGCGAAGTTATGGCAATTGCTCCAACTTGGGCAGAAAGTCTGCCACTTAGAGCAGATGGATTTGAATGTGAATATTACAGAAAGGATTGA
- a CDS encoding virulence-associated E family protein, whose amino-acid sequence MKFTIATGNSRKDRVWKNQEISWEGFVERVKSTIRTSESMDEYKKLSKEQQDAIKDVGGVVAGMLRDGKRKTGFVEYRSMITLDMDYADVGVWDQITMLHDFTCCIYSTHKHTSEKPRLRLIIPLSRNVSADEYTAVARMIASDIDIEQFDDTTYEPTRLMYWPSTSSDGEFVFEKQEGTLLNPDKVLSRYKDWHDSSQWPVSSRQRKIVKQNISKQADPLEKEGLIGVFCRVYPIGEAIDKFLSDVYKPSLIEGRYDYIPADSTAGVLIYDDKFAFSHHATDPACSKLCNAFDLVRLHKFGDLDGKLDDDIAPSKLPSFKSMQELCTSDDNVKRQLGKERIEQANTDFTASDDDDWQTRLEVGKKGEVLNTLKNLITILQYDPKLKSIVFNKLSDGMEIKDEVPWQHPSKFWRDADDAQLISYIDLTYGTFTARNYDIAVTKVADDRSYHPIREFLDKLPEWDGIKRVDTLLIDYLGATDNEYIRAVTRKLLCASIARVLTPGCKFDTMLVLNGPQGIGKSTLISKLCGEWFSDSLHLSDTKDKTAAEKLQGYWILEIGELAGLRKAEVETLRSFLSRQNDIYRASFGRRATPHPRQCVFIGTTNAENGYLRDTTGNRRFWPVKTPGGGTKASWAITDEEVQQIWAEALVYHKAKEPLFLDKHLSVFAVREQRNAMETDDREGLVREYLERLLPEDWSSMSLYERRNFLSGGDFGSTAIGTIRRDRVCNMEIWCECFEKERANLKRQDANEIANIMARIDGWKKSEGKLRFPIYGVVSGYIRVAENESK is encoded by the coding sequence GTGAAATTTACAATTGCAACTGGGAACAGTCGTAAAGATAGGGTATGGAAAAATCAAGAGATTTCATGGGAGGGTTTTGTTGAAAGAGTCAAGTCCACAATTCGTACCTCTGAAAGTATGGATGAATATAAAAAACTATCAAAGGAACAGCAAGATGCTATTAAAGATGTAGGGGGAGTCGTTGCAGGGATGCTTCGAGACGGTAAGCGTAAAACAGGCTTTGTTGAGTACCGATCAATGATTACTTTAGACATGGACTATGCCGATGTTGGCGTATGGGACCAGATTACGATGCTTCATGATTTCACTTGCTGTATCTATTCTACACATAAACATACTTCAGAAAAGCCAAGGCTTAGATTAATCATTCCTCTATCAAGAAATGTTTCAGCAGATGAATATACAGCCGTAGCTAGAATGATAGCTTCAGATATTGATATAGAGCAGTTCGATGATACTACCTATGAACCAACAAGATTAATGTATTGGCCATCAACATCAAGTGATGGGGAGTTTGTTTTTGAAAAACAAGAAGGGACGCTTTTAAACCCTGACAAGGTTCTTTCAAGATATAAAGATTGGCATGACAGCAGTCAGTGGCCTGTATCTTCAAGGCAAAGAAAGATTGTAAAGCAGAATATTTCAAAACAAGCAGATCCTTTAGAAAAGGAAGGCTTAATAGGAGTATTTTGCAGAGTTTATCCTATTGGTGAGGCTATTGATAAGTTTTTATCTGATGTCTATAAGCCAAGTTTAATTGAAGGAAGATATGACTATATTCCTGCTGATTCCACTGCAGGTGTGCTCATATATGATGATAAATTTGCATTTTCACATCATGCTACAGACCCCGCTTGCAGTAAGCTATGTAATGCTTTTGACTTAGTAAGGCTTCATAAATTTGGTGACCTTGATGGCAAATTAGATGATGATATAGCTCCATCGAAGCTACCATCTTTTAAGTCAATGCAGGAGTTATGCACAAGTGATGATAACGTAAAAAGACAACTAGGAAAAGAAAGGATAGAGCAAGCAAATACTGATTTCACAGCTAGTGATGATGACGATTGGCAGACAAGGCTTGAGGTTGGAAAGAAAGGAGAAGTTCTTAATACACTAAAGAATCTAATAACTATTCTTCAATATGATCCTAAACTTAAATCTATTGTATTTAACAAACTGAGTGACGGAATGGAGATTAAAGATGAAGTTCCATGGCAGCATCCTAGCAAGTTTTGGAGAGATGCAGATGATGCTCAGCTTATAAGTTATATTGATTTAACCTATGGAACATTTACAGCAAGGAATTATGATATTGCTGTAACAAAAGTAGCTGATGATCGTTCATATCATCCAATTAGAGAGTTCTTAGATAAATTACCTGAGTGGGACGGCATTAAAAGAGTTGATACCTTACTTATAGACTATCTTGGAGCGACCGACAATGAATATATTCGAGCAGTAACTAGAAAACTTTTGTGTGCCTCTATAGCAAGAGTATTAACTCCAGGATGCAAATTTGACACTATGCTTGTTTTGAATGGTCCTCAAGGAATAGGAAAAAGTACGCTTATATCAAAGTTATGCGGAGAATGGTTTTCCGACAGCTTGCATTTATCAGATACTAAAGATAAAACGGCAGCAGAAAAATTACAAGGATACTGGATTTTAGAGATTGGTGAACTTGCGGGATTAAGAAAAGCTGAAGTTGAAACTCTACGTAGTTTTCTATCAAGGCAAAATGATATTTATAGAGCAAGTTTTGGAAGACGAGCAACACCTCATCCTAGGCAGTGTGTATTTATAGGAACAACAAATGCTGAAAATGGGTATTTACGTGATACTACTGGGAATCGCAGATTTTGGCCAGTAAAAACTCCTGGTGGTGGCACAAAGGCTTCTTGGGCAATTACAGATGAAGAGGTTCAGCAAATATGGGCTGAGGCTTTAGTATACCATAAAGCAAAGGAGCCATTATTTCTAGATAAGCATTTATCTGTATTTGCAGTAAGAGAACAGCGTAATGCTATGGAAACAGATGACCGTGAAGGTTTAGTACGTGAATATTTAGAAAGATTGTTACCCGAGGATTGGAGTTCTATGAGTTTATATGAGCGAAGAAACTTTTTAAGTGGGGGCGATTTTGGTTCTACAGCTATTGGTACTATTAGGCGTGACCGTGTTTGTAATATGGAAATATGGTGTGAGTGTTTTGAAAAAGAAAGAGCTAATTTAAAACGCCAAGATGCAAATGAGATTGCTAATATTATGGCAAGAATTGATGGTTGGAAGAAATCAGAAGGTAAACTTAGATTTCCAATCTATGGTGTAGTATCTGGTTATATTAGGGTTGCTGAAAATGAAAGTAAATAG
- a CDS encoding helix-turn-helix domain-containing protein — translation MSFGEFLKKLRAEKGLSQRQLADLSKISNTEISRMESGERQKPSPKILKEIAPHLGISYRELMAQAGYIEETIEHEKYTEHIFRSDDGEFADTIRMAKNIHKKDSELLTIMNRASDELPKEDIKAIKEFVNFYLNKNKDR, via the coding sequence ATGAGCTTTGGTGAATTTTTAAAAAAACTTAGAGCCGAAAAAGGCTTATCACAGAGACAACTTGCTGACCTTTCAAAGATAAGTAACACAGAAATCTCAAGAATGGAATCTGGTGAAAGGCAAAAACCATCACCAAAAATATTAAAAGAAATAGCACCCCATCTTGGAATATCATATCGTGAATTAATGGCTCAAGCAGGTTATATAGAAGAAACTATAGAACATGAAAAATATACAGAACATATTTTTAGAAGTGACGATGGTGAATTTGCTGACACTATCAGAATGGCTAAAAATATACATAAGAAAGATTCAGAGTTATTAACCATTATGAATAGAGCTTCTGATGAATTGCCGAAAGAAGATATAAAAGCAATTAAGGAGTTTGTAAATTTCTATTTAAATAAAAACAAGGATAGATGA
- a CDS encoding helix-turn-helix transcriptional regulator — protein sequence MKPNKQYIVELINKNRWSQNKFAIKAGVSKTTVSRWINGKRGAGSELIAGIIRAFPNEPIEKLFFL from the coding sequence ATGAAACCTAATAAACAGTATATTGTGGAACTTATAAACAAAAACAGGTGGTCTCAAAATAAATTTGCCATAAAAGCTGGCGTTTCCAAGACTACAGTTAGTAGATGGATTAATGGAAAAAGGGGGGCTGGTTCAGAATTAATAGCTGGTATTATTAGGGCATTTCCTAACGAACCAATAGAGAAACTATTTTTTTTGTAG
- a CDS encoding DNA cytosine methyltransferase has translation MPYAIDLFCGAGGMSEGLIQAGFHILFSSDINEDVQRTYMNRHEQLGLLQGVNTHYHRGDVRELTGEFIRNSIQNLAIFAEGSVPEDIDAIFGGPPCQGFSRAGRRKSDDPRNLLFKEYLRVIREVNPKYVVMENVVGFLDTKFYGFVGVTGQLYDDGMVAPEILRNEFQLIGYNTLEPQVMDAANYGVPQRRNRVIFIAYRDDVVAPQYPEPTVTEETKLTIEDAITDLIRERRVRNRIFNGRLSQFQQDSINGRTPDINGNTINSNGVIYNNEVSSHTPIIKERFSLFKEGEDGGQLRNRIATKGINLRGKDNLILYCSQMLSMEEDEVVKKFKKADVNDEMLDVLLTKKNIRTRLDRAKPAATVMTIADDYISPFEARTFTVRELARLQSFDDSFVFLGKRTTGGIRRRVEVPQYSQVGNAVPPLLAKAIALEILRLLIAEE, from the coding sequence ATGCCTTATGCAATTGATTTGTTCTGCGGAGCGGGAGGTATGAGTGAAGGATTAATTCAAGCGGGATTTCATATTCTGTTTTCAAGTGATATCAATGAAGATGTTCAACGAACGTATATGAATAGGCATGAGCAACTTGGATTATTGCAAGGCGTAAATACACATTATCATAGAGGAGATGTTAGGGAACTAACAGGAGAATTTATCAGAAATTCGATACAAAACCTAGCTATATTTGCTGAAGGCAGCGTTCCAGAGGATATTGATGCTATTTTTGGAGGACCACCTTGTCAAGGATTCAGCAGGGCTGGTAGACGAAAGTCGGATGATCCAAGGAACTTGCTATTCAAAGAATATCTAAGAGTAATTAGAGAAGTAAATCCTAAATATGTGGTAATGGAGAATGTTGTAGGATTTTTAGATACAAAATTTTATGGTTTTGTAGGAGTTACAGGTCAGCTTTATGATGATGGTATGGTAGCGCCAGAAATATTGAGAAATGAATTTCAATTAATTGGGTACAATACATTAGAACCACAAGTTATGGATGCAGCAAACTATGGTGTACCACAAAGAAGAAATAGAGTTATTTTTATTGCATATAGAGATGATGTTGTGGCCCCACAATATCCTGAACCTACTGTTACTGAAGAAACAAAGTTAACAATAGAAGATGCAATCACTGATTTGATAAGAGAGCGTCGTGTTAGAAATAGGATTTTTAATGGAAGGTTATCTCAGTTCCAACAAGATTCTATAAATGGAAGAACACCAGATATAAATGGAAACACCATAAATAGTAATGGTGTTATCTATAATAATGAGGTTTCTAGCCATACTCCGATAATTAAAGAGCGCTTTTCTCTATTCAAAGAAGGTGAAGATGGTGGACAATTAAGAAATCGGATTGCAACAAAAGGAATCAATTTACGAGGTAAGGATAATTTAATTCTATATTGTTCACAAATGTTAAGTATGGAAGAGGATGAAGTAGTTAAAAAGTTTAAGAAGGCAGATGTAAATGATGAAATGTTAGATGTACTTCTTACTAAAAAAAATATTAGAACACGACTAGACAGGGCAAAGCCAGCTGCTACAGTTATGACAATTGCTGATGATTATATATCACCATTTGAAGCAAGAACATTTACTGTTAGAGAACTGGCTAGATTACAATCTTTTGATGATAGTTTTGTATTCTTAGGTAAAAGAACTACAGGTGGAATCAGAAGAAGAGTGGAAGTTCCACAGTATTCACAGGTTGGTAATGCTGTTCCTCCACTTCTAGCAAAAGCAATTGCCTTAGAAATTTTGAGATTATTAATAGCTGAGGAATAG
- a CDS encoding helix-turn-helix transcriptional regulator, whose amino-acid sequence MVVNRDVIRTLLKENQWSQNELANRVGVSRVTISRILNNKRGAGRKVIGGLIRTFPNQGVSTLFIDIYKNKEEVL is encoded by the coding sequence ATGGTTGTTAATAGAGACGTTATAAGAACTTTACTGAAGGAAAATCAGTGGTCACAGAATGAACTTGCTAACAGGGTAGGTGTTTCTAGAGTAACAATTAGTAGAATTCTTAATAATAAAAGAGGGGCTGGAAGAAAAGTAATTGGAGGATTAATCAGAACCTTTCCAAATCAAGGCGTTAGTACTTTGTTTATAGACATATACAAAAATAAAGAAGAGGTGTTATAA
- a CDS encoding HlyD family secretion protein yields MKVYSLNEITDSKVLYDKKPPRFMVYIIFIVLFLIVGFLFWSTKSIKTYVVKGQGIVTTANKAFIMSKIQGEVKEVFVEEGKQINEGDVILTINSVQSNLQLEQVNGQVQVLDRRINLLKRAEEEATHWKNTFDKDNPEEVEFYNKLVNSYIKANEYKVDEAALKKQNYTDDQIKQYKEQAANKADQIYYDTILSFTTEKNQLELEKSKLQTQGDALQKSGEEYKLLASKSGVVHLNSQINKGLVLQAGTLLGSITNADEELVVEIMLPSSERPRIHNDDEVSIAVSGLNQAEYGTIPGKVLSIDKDATINNEKGEVYFKVKVKPDITTLKDKKGEEVNLTLGMLTETRVKYEKITYMKYFLEQIGVKFS; encoded by the coding sequence TTGAAAGTCTATAGTCTCAATGAAATAACAGATAGTAAAGTTCTATATGACAAAAAGCCACCAAGATTTATGGTATATATAATTTTCATAGTTTTATTTTTAATTGTAGGATTTTTGTTTTGGTCAACAAAGTCTATAAAAACTTATGTGGTAAAAGGACAAGGTATTGTAACTACAGCAAATAAAGCATTCATAATGTCCAAAATCCAAGGTGAAGTTAAAGAAGTTTTTGTAGAAGAGGGAAAGCAGATTAATGAAGGAGATGTAATTCTTACTATTAATTCTGTTCAGTCCAATCTTCAATTAGAACAAGTTAATGGTCAGGTTCAAGTGTTAGATAGAAGGATAAATCTATTAAAGCGAGCAGAAGAAGAAGCAACTCATTGGAAAAATACTTTTGATAAAGATAACCCTGAAGAAGTTGAGTTCTATAATAAACTTGTAAATAGCTATATAAAAGCAAATGAATATAAGGTTGATGAAGCAGCTTTAAAGAAACAAAACTATACTGACGATCAAATAAAACAATATAAAGAACAAGCAGCAAATAAAGCTGATCAAATATATTATGATACAATTTTAAGCTTTACTACAGAGAAGAATCAATTAGAACTTGAGAAAAGTAAATTGCAGACTCAAGGAGACGCATTACAGAAAAGTGGTGAAGAGTACAAACTTTTGGCTAGTAAAAGCGGCGTAGTGCATTTAAATTCACAAATAAACAAAGGTTTAGTACTCCAAGCAGGAACTTTACTTGGAAGCATAACTAATGCTGACGAAGAGTTAGTTGTTGAAATAATGCTTCCATCTAGTGAAAGACCTAGAATACATAATGATGATGAGGTTTCAATAGCAGTTTCAGGATTAAATCAAGCTGAGTATGGGACGATTCCTGGAAAGGTTTTAAGCATAGATAAGGATGCAACTATAAATAACGAAAAAGGTGAGGTTTATTTTAAGGTTAAGGTTAAACCAGATATTACTACTTTAAAGGATAAGAAAGGTGAAGAAGTAAATTTAACCCTTGGGATGCTTACAGAAACTAGAGTAAAGTATGAGAAAATTACCTATATGAAATATTTCTTAGAGCAAATTGGGGTTAAGTTTAGTTGA
- a CDS encoding ImmA/IrrE family metallo-endopeptidase, protein MSSSSNDVYYTLAKIPKHRQEHIAKRVKDFIKEYKIRKWPLDFVEIILQIQKEQSIPLHVQSITTLSNKVDATTVYSEEHRKFIVIVNRKKMQYPFKISKHRRLNFTLAHEIAHIYLGHHELPDECKSEEDIKIEELEADEFAGRLLMPKEKITTCNFTSIANVAEKFNVSEWAVFKRLSILNRRELNGSETFLVCENCENIEINPEDNYCKICGIHLEEGVRGITTMKYNDGYEINQDTNRVVTCPNCGNTDIEDHHHNCIICGQFLFNECSNDHDCGNINIPGNARYCPQCGATTNFKNTGLLRDWQLARGALLNKMEFEDDICGTSTVNKKIENWICLVFTLEAENYNILHTLLEGSTGKLCGDTLVIYVIDTNFKNKLSKDKYIDLIRVKAEAEFSIKIKDVKIATMEDFYPIIDLSKDNDLMF, encoded by the coding sequence GTGTCCAGTTCCAGTAACGATGTTTATTACACACTTGCTAAGATACCAAAACATAGACAGGAGCACATTGCAAAGAGGGTAAAAGATTTTATTAAAGAATATAAAATAAGGAAATGGCCATTAGATTTTGTAGAAATAATATTACAAATTCAGAAAGAACAGAGTATACCACTTCATGTTCAATCTATAACTACACTTTCAAATAAGGTAGATGCTACAACTGTATATTCTGAAGAACATAGAAAATTTATAGTAATAGTCAATAGAAAAAAAATGCAATATCCTTTTAAAATATCAAAACATCGCAGACTTAATTTTACTTTAGCTCATGAAATTGCACATATCTATTTAGGGCATCATGAACTGCCAGATGAATGCAAAAGTGAAGAAGATATTAAAATTGAGGAATTAGAGGCAGACGAGTTTGCTGGTAGACTTTTAATGCCCAAAGAAAAAATAACAACTTGCAATTTTACCTCCATTGCCAATGTAGCTGAAAAATTTAATGTTTCAGAGTGGGCTGTATTTAAGAGATTAAGCATTCTTAACCGTAGAGAACTTAACGGTTCTGAAACATTTCTTGTATGTGAAAATTGTGAAAATATAGAGATAAATCCTGAAGATAATTATTGCAAAATATGTGGTATACATTTAGAAGAAGGTGTAAGGGGGATTACAACTATGAAATACAATGATGGGTACGAAATAAATCAAGATACTAATAGGGTTGTTACCTGTCCAAATTGCGGTAATACTGATATAGAAGATCATCATCATAATTGCATCATATGTGGCCAGTTCCTATTTAATGAATGTTCTAATGATCATGATTGTGGCAATATAAACATACCTGGTAATGCTCGATATTGTCCCCAATGTGGTGCAACTACTAATTTCAAAAATACTGGATTACTTAGAGATTGGCAACTTGCACGTGGAGCACTACTTAATAAAATGGAATTTGAAGATGATATTTGTGGTACTTCTACTGTTAATAAAAAAATTGAAAATTGGATATGTTTAGTCTTTACTCTAGAAGCTGAAAATTACAATATATTGCACACATTACTTGAAGGTTCAACTGGTAAATTGTGTGGCGATACCCTCGTTATATATGTTATAGATACCAATTTTAAGAACAAACTCTCAAAAGATAAATATATTGATTTAATAAGAGTAAAAGCTGAAGCAGAATTTAGCATAAAAATAAAAGATGTTAAAATTGCAACAATGGAAGATTTTTATCCAATTATAGATCTATCTAAAGACAACGATCTAATGTTTTAA
- a CDS encoding DUF2815 family protein, translated as MENSKTKVITGKVRFSYANIWEAKSINGGDEKYSVSLIIPKSDTKTVNEIKAAIEAAKQEGKAKFGGKIPANLKLPLRDGDIDRPDDEAYKNSYFINANSKDKPQVVDKNVKPILDQEEVYSGCYGRASINFYTFNQNGNKGIACGLGNLQKLSDGEPLSGRSRAEDDFTSAEDDDFLA; from the coding sequence ATGGAAAACAGCAAAACAAAAGTAATCACAGGTAAGGTACGTTTCTCATACGCGAATATATGGGAGGCAAAATCAATCAATGGTGGGGATGAAAAGTATAGTGTTTCTCTTATAATTCCAAAGTCAGATACCAAGACGGTTAATGAAATTAAGGCTGCTATTGAAGCTGCAAAGCAAGAAGGTAAGGCAAAGTTCGGTGGAAAGATTCCAGCAAATCTTAAGCTACCACTTCGTGATGGCGATATAGACAGGCCAGATGACGAGGCTTATAAAAACAGTTATTTCATTAATGCCAATAGTAAGGACAAGCCTCAAGTGGTAGATAAGAATGTTAAGCCGATTTTGGACCAAGAAGAAGTTTATAGTGGATGCTATGGAAGAGCCAGTATTAACTTCTATACTTTTAATCAAAATGGAAATAAAGGAATAGCTTGTGGTTTAGGGAATCTTCAAAAGCTTTCAGATGGTGAGCCATTAAGTGGACGTAGTAGAGCAGAGGATGATTTTACATCAGCAGAAGATGACGATTTTCTAGCTTAG